ACTTCTACAGATGTCTGCTGCTATACCTGTTGAACATAAAAACACTTGGAGAGGGgacactcattttttaaaaacttcttttttgGTGGAGGGAGTATGGGGACAACATCTTATATTAATAAGCAGAAACTTCATTATTTGAGAATGCTGCTGTTGAGCAGAAGAAATGATTAAGACAAAGTTTGAATGGAATAAGACTACACATTCAGTGCCAAAATTACAAATGACcacctcttcccttctctcatgACTTCTATTTTGTACTCAACCAGTCCagagtattttgtagttttgtatTGAGACACAACTCCTACTTCCTCCAGGAAACTACTTTGGGgccctgttttccttcctttagCTTCCTAACAAACCTAGGACTTAAAATTTCgactgtgtgtacgtgtgtgtgtgtttgtgtgtgtgtttacagaaTCTCTGGTATCTCCAGTGAGAATAGAGTGAGCCTCACCCTTTCCTCATGACTAAGTCCAGAGAATGTGAGGTGAAGGAGTTCTGTGACTTTTTAacttgagtagtattccactcaCTGTCCACAAGGCTTGGGTTACACTGTCTGCATCACTGATTACAGtaacagggtgtgtgtgtgtgtatacacatacacaaccaTATTGCCACAAATGCATACTAGAAAGCAGGGCCTTACCTTCCCTGAACTGTTACAATGCCTAGCCCAGAGTACTCTGGTAATAGTGACTTCACGGAGTTTTGTACACACACCTATGTGAGAAAGGATACAAGCTAAGCTACTCATCCACACCTCATGAAACCTATGGGAGCTAGCCCTGACTCATGGTTCATTTATGAATACAGAAGCCCCGATTAATTAAATTAACCTGGTCTCCCCATCCAAGATCTTGAGTTTTAATTGATAAGTATAAAATAGACACACttgaaaatttttgcattcaCATCGCACCACCAGTACATGGCCTTTTCCATTAATGTCCACATTGACCAACCTTTCATACTATGTGTGCTTCTTACAAGAAATTAAAAGCAGAGCCTGCCCCTTTGTTGCGCAGCACAGAAGCTTTACTGTATAGTTTCAGAGTCTCTGGCATCTCCAGTAGGAACAGAGTGGGCCTCACCCTCTCCTCATGACTAAGTCCAGATAATTTGAGGTGAAAGTTTGATGACTTTTTAACTTTAGTATTCCACTCATTGTTCACAAATGCTTGGGTTACACTGCCTGCCTCACTAATTAAAAGTGAGGTAACCTGGTATAAGCTGTGCCCAACCCAATATTCGAGAACATTTAGTGAGCACTTTAAAACCAGGCTGTATTACTAAACATCCCCAGCTTCCAAAGTTCAGAAGTGTGGTGGGCCtaatcattttccaaaatggaaTCTTAAGATCTCCAGCTGCCCTCTTCACTGCCAAGTATGAAAAACAAATCCTGACTTTAATGCTAAAATTCGCAACTGACTTCTGAGGACATCTAATGGCAGCTGTTTTCCAGCGATGGGAACAGATTACATGGATGCATCTTCCAACACCCTGTGACAAAGAGGTGCAGTGATTCATCATCAAGCCTCTAAAGTGCAAGGCACATAGGCTTTACAAGAATGATCTGTGTTCAAACTCTGTGTGCCACTTGTTAGCTGTGTGAGCTTAACCAAATCTCTgtgagcctgttttctcatctaccGAATGGGAGCACCACCACCTTGTTCACAAGGTTGTAAAAGCTGTACATAATATACATAAAGACCCTTAGCATATTGCCTCAATATAGTAGATAATAAAAgttagccattattatttttattctcttaagagTTTAAATCAACTAAAGAGTCTGATTTTAAATTGAATCTTCTCAGACCGAGTCATCCAGAACTAGAATTAACATATGTATATTCTGTCTGTAAGGCTGTTAAATGCCTGTAGAGGTTACTTAGAGGGTTAGAAAGATTAGAACCCTGAAGTGGAAGGACGTTGTCCCTGCTCCCACTCTTACACCTGTAGCacatgcacgtgtgcacacaATCACACCCCCCAAGCTAAACTTGTATGCCCATTTGTGTATGTCTCCAATGTTACTTGATGAAAATGCCTGTAGTCCTTCAACAGGCTGCAGGtggtcagagaaaaaaaaagaaaatgcctgtAGTCTTAATCGTTTTCAGAAATTTAAGATGCGAAAGCAAGGCCCCAGGTAACTATCTATATTCCATTAGAAGAGAAAGCAAGGGAGAAGGGGCTACTACATATTCTTGTTGTTAGCAATATAATGGCTCCCATGTGCTGGGATCCCAGTCTGATGAGAAGAAATGACACGAAGGTCATGGATGGACCTCACTGTCCACTGTGAAAGCTCCTGCAGCACCTTTAGGCCCCACAGCTTCTTCTCAAAGAGACCACCATCTCCAAAACTAAAAGGCATCCCATCAGCCTCATTGCAGGGAATCTTGTATTCCAGGAGTATCATTAACTCCTCTATCTGGTATGCAAAGGCAGCAACTTGGAGAAGAAGGGTATGTATAGCTTGATGGAAGTCACCTTTGGTTGGGGTAAAATGCACCTGCTGGTCTTCTaaaagcctggccaacaaaacaCGGAAGGTACGATAAGCTTGAAGGTTCTCTTGGAGTCGCTCTGCCTCGGTCAGCTCACTCCACTGATCAGTGCTTGCCACTGGCACCCCATCCACAGAATCCAGGTTGATGTTCTCGTTCAGGCCCTGATGCTTCACCTGGCCGAGGATACAGGAAAACACCACATCTTCTGTAATCACCCCAATATCCTTAAATCACTCCTAAATTTCATACAAAATCTCACCCACCTCTCTGGCCGAGGATCCAAGCTGTAAAGTAAATAACAGGTCTACAGTAGGAACTCTTCATTTGAGCCCCATGACTGGGCTTTAGAAAGACCCAGTACTCCCTGAAATTGAGTACCTATGGATTTTTCTTGGAAGAATGTTCAGATTTCATTGAGTTCTAAAGTTTGAAAACTGATTTAGAAGAATTTCTCCTTCTCACTTCAAACTTTCTAACTGGAATATTTTAATCATATTAaagtttaagtatttttaaacatacttGTAGACAATGGCCACAACTAGGAAGCCCTGGAATATAGCCATTGTAGAATTTCTCTAACTTCCCTATCCCCACTGAGCACTCCCAAAGAGTCTGAATTCTGTCTGGTGAGGCTGTACAAAGATAAATCAGTTCTCAGAGAGCCTAAATTCAAAACTCTCTACAAGGGCTGGAGTATTTCCACAGCATATCTTAGGTGGAAATTGATGGGGATCCCCCGGCTATTAGAAGACAAATCTGGAACTCCACAGTTAGCTCAAGAATTCGACACTTCCACAAGTCTCCAATGAATCTTCTAGGAGATCCTTTTGATAGCTTACCTTTCTCTTTAGACGTACTGTACTTTTGGTGCAGAATACTAAAAGGTGGGTGGCTAATGCTATATAAGAGAAATTGGTAGGATTTACAAATTCCTCCCACGTTCATAGTACTCTATCCCATAAACCTTTCATTTACATAGCTGAAAAATTCAGAACAATGGCTATGAAGAACCAAGAGGGCCCATGGCTAATCTGTTCTAGTAGTATTCAGGATATATGCAAACCAATTTGGAGTAGCCTCCAAGACATATGAGCCAATCCTATCTAGAACCccatatatattttctcattcaagTAACATAGCTCCTAAACAGCCTGGAGGAAGAAAATAAGGTCACATGGGTTTCCTCAAGGGAAGGGCCCATGTCAAATAACCTATATGAATGACTATATGATTAGAGCTTTCACAATTGGTAATGGAGCTGATGCATGATGGTAAGTTGCTGGATCAGAAAAGATgaagggaaaacagaaaacagcaaaataGGCAACTTACGTAAGATTCCGTAAGAGCAGTCAGGTCTGAACGAATCTTCCTTGCTAGCCAGATAGAGCGGCTACAGAGGTCCCGACGGTGAGGGGTCAGCGGTGAATGCTCTGCGAAAGCCATCCCTTAACTGTCCCAGGAAACAAGTGAGCTGGGTTTACTCCTGTCTACACTGGTCCAAATAAGAAATGTGACTCTCACAGATTAAACCCACTGCACATTCTCTACTAATGGGATTgtgcaccccacccccaccccctgcctgaCTCAGAGGTGGCAGCAAATTCCTAGCTGTGGATTTTTGTGCCTGTGGAATGAAAGGGCCCTTTTtaatcagactttttttttcccttgcagCGTCTGcctccatctctctcctccaCTCAGTACTTAGCACACTTGTTTCTACGtcattgttttgcttttgcaCTTAGCAACAAGGTCACTATCATACTAATCCTCATGGCACCCCTGCCTAATGTAATCTATCTCATACACACTTAGAATCAGTTCATTTTATTATCACTCTCCCTTATGCTTCCCATGTCTTTTTTCTCATAGGCTGGCGAAATGTTCATTCGATGAAATTATTATTGATACAGCTGCCATTTATTAAGCAACTACCATGGGTCAGACAGTGAGCTAAATACTTTAAAGCAATTCCATTTGATCTTCAGAATAATTCTGAGGTAAATGTTATTTCTCCCATATAATAAACTGAAACTTCAAGAAATAACATTCACAAAATCAAGTAACGAGGCTTGAATTTAAACAGAAGTCTGATTCTACAGTTGTTTCTCCCACTGACTTtccaatttcattttctgtttagcTAGTTCACATTTTGTTCAAGAAACAAAGGTTGCGTCAAGGAAGTCCTTTAAAAACATACCATTTTTTCACTCCCATCCTTAAGtacttttaaagataatttaatttaaacGTAAAAATCAAGCAAGGGAGCATCTCTTATTTCAATCCTGGTGCCTTCCTGGTAGctacagaggaggaggaaggtacTATTTAGGCCTGTTCTCTTCCAAAGAACAGGAAACACCCAATGCTAACTTGGTAACATTTCCAAAGCAGTCTCACTCAAGTGACAacatgctttcctttttttctcccctacCCAGTCATACCACATGCTTCTTAAAATAAGAGAATGAGCTGGACTTTGAAATGACAGTATAAGAGTTAAAAGGTACTTGGAGAGTTGTCATTCTATTGCATTTAACTTAGAGAATGATGCTTATTGGGTAAGGGCTAAAGATTTCATCCCTAAATGAAAGAATTAGCTTTCATTATTTATATCACAGATACTGCCAATAAGCTGAAACACATACTATCTTAGAAGcaaatttataaaagtaaacaataaatggGAGATGTAAGAGAGCAACCTGGGGCAGCTACAACAGTATGGCTTTTAAGAAGGCAAAAGGattgtagttttctctttttcaaaacaaaaaccagtacTTGATACAAATATTCGATTTTGAAAAGAAGTATTGATATTAAACGCTATCAAGGTTTTGTCATTATCAGGGTAAAATTAACCTCACATACTCCTTAATGTTCCATCTACTAGGTTAATATGGCCAGTTTTCCTAGGAAGAATTTGTCAAAACATCAAGATTTCCAAGTTTGCTGAATAACAGAATCATGTCATTTCAGCATTAGAAATCAAGAACTAAACAGTCAAAAATCAACCACCTGATtctcaacaaaagcaaacaacaatATGCCCCACACAACACCTGTTCTGAGAGCATCTGATCTGCTTAGCAGCATCACATGTTTCACCCCTAGGATAACTGTAACTCAGTACAATCAAGGAAGACAAGTTGCTTCCATGAagacaacttttatttttcttctttacatatttatttttaatatgcctTACCtagattaagagaaaacaaagatttgAAAAGCAAAGTATcccttttattataatttctttttacataACCTTTTCAACCTATATTCAGGTAACTACCTGTCTCTCCCATGAAAGGAGAAGGGTCCTGCACATTACAACAGGCAAAAAAGgtttttaggaaataaaatattttaaattgatccATTACATTTGTTCAATTTTCGAGTACACTGGAACGTGGGAAAaacacaaaaggagaaaaaaatggcatttcaAACAACCAGACTATAATAATCTTATTTAGATTGGTAGTACactctttatattttttccccaaacaggTACAAAGGAGGTTCAAGTGCTCTATGTGGATGCTAGTCTAtaccttaatatttttattttactcccAGTACTCCCACGGCCATGGCCAGTGTTTGCCTAAACTCGCTGAAGCATACCAAGGAGTCTCAATTATGCAAAATAACCTTAGGCACCCACAAAGAAGAGGGATGCACATCTCCCAGAAATATTAAATAGCTGTATCTCAACTACAGTTTCAGAATTTAGAGCCACCAATTCAAGATGGAAATATGCAGTGGGAAGAGTTATTAAAAAGGTAACAGAATTTGACTAAGAGTATGAAATGTAGAACTTTAAGATTAAAAGAGCTCCCTGGAAGGACAATGAGGCATATGGAGCAGAAAGGAAAGCAGGGAAAGGGCTGAGATAGTTTAATTACACCAACTCTTTACTATGCAGCATCCCtttatcaaaaggaaaaatataaagtccttaaaaaaattttggtATTGCAAACTGCTGCAATAATTTATTGTAGGTAAATGGTAGCTATGAAGAGGGCCGTTGACCCCTAAAAGAAAAAGTACAGCAAGTTTCTAATTAGTAAaactggttgtttttttttgtgggtAGAGTGGTATCAGGAGAATACACTTTCTCCcatctcagaaagattttttaaaatgcagtttgcTTTTGTGTAGGAGGCTAAAATATCTGCTGATGACTAACCACTGCAAATGAAATTTATGGAGACAAAGGATAAGTGTGACGAAAAAGCTAAGTGTGGAATATAGACGATAGCTAGTCAGAAAGTATAAAAGGGACCTGAGAGTAGGACAACATTTTTGTAGATTCATCCAATCAATCTTGTCTTTTCAAATCTACTCAATATACCAAAGTCAACTCCAAACCATGTTGGCAGGAAAGCATATTCTACATCCCTTCTATCTTTATGCCATTTTCTATCCCCATATTATGGAGAAATGGTAAATCTGCAACACTCTGAAAAGAAACAATAGCACATTTGAGACTGGTGATTGTAGGTGTCTCACTCCCTATTCCCTGGCATCTCAAATGCTAACACTAGTGGGTATAAAGTAAGCCTCTTTCAGAAATGACATTTTGTTACTCCTCTTTTTgggaaaaaagaatgttttaaaaaaattgataaaccatGTTTGTGAAaaacaaactgtttttttttttcccccagcaaaACGTCATTCTTTGCAATAGCCATCACGCATTTCTGACAATAAACAATGAATAGCGTAAGCCTTCGATTCTAGCTTTTGAGGCACACAGGATAGGAATTACTCTTTACCTGAAGATGAGCCAAAACAGGATTTGGGGCTTTTGGCGATATGACCTTGTACAGAAACACTACCTTTTCTCTCCAGTGAACAGCAATAAGCAGTCCATGCCCCAACACAATCTCTATCCCTAGGAAATTGTGATTCCCAGAATTTTAGGTGAAAGTCAAAGCAATTATTATATAGGATTATTAACTTTGGCTAttgaagtttttcctcttctGAAGTGTTACTAAAGGGGAAAGAGAGTTTAATTTGACTTAAAATTTTAGGACTCATAGACTTTGTTCCTTCACTAACAGCAGTGTCCTTCACTAACAGGGAGCTGGAATGAACTGATgataaaaagcaaagcaaaaaacaaaaagcgaGGAGCCAGAGATGGGCCCCAAGGGAAATGTAAGGAAATGGTAgggacaaaaaagagaaaagaaataaattcacaagAAACAATCTTCTATCTGTAATTTAGATTCTGAACAATCCTCCTCATCCTCTCAAAATTCCTAAGTCTCAACGCTCTAAAAATCTCAAAGAGCATACTAGTTACCACGAACCTAACATTCTTCCCTAAAAAGGCTTCCAAAAAAGCACTAGGCTATTGTAGTGATTTTGTTAGTGCTGAGGACCAGCTTTCTTCAAAGGCCACTAGAGAGCTATGATTTCAGAGGCTGGCTGTGCTTCTTCAACCCTATGTCTTGCCTTCAAAGTACCTGTTATGGAAGGGATCCCATGTCAAAATAAtctactctctctctcccagccccACAAAATATAGCAACAAagactccaaaaagaaaaaaaaaaaaaatcagactttgtTAATAAATAAGGAATCTCAGGTTCCacaacacaaaaacacacatgtTCAAAGTGCAAATTTCTGCCATTAGCCTGGGACTTTTCTCATCGTCTCACTGATACAGAGCCCTGTCTTACAGTCGAAGAGACTGTGTAGAGGGCAGCCCTCTCCCTATTGGGAGCCTGCTTCCAAGCAAATGAGCACCATTGAGAGCCATATGGAGGTTTGGGAGGGGGACTGAGATGCTGGGATCAAAGAGGAGGGAGGTGGTCCCCATATATCCTTCCTTTCTGAAACCCAGTGGGGAATAAAGGAAGAGGGGATGAGAGATGTGTGCTGTTTTAACAGCTCACCCTGCTAAGGGGCCCTAAAGTGCCAAGTCAAGCTGCCAGCCTCCAGAGATTAGAATTCTATGGTATTTGAAGATAAGTGTGCCGCAGGGGGTAGGAGCCAGAACCATAGGGCAGCagtagaggaggagaagggaTTTAGAAGACAGTAATATACTATTAAAAGTTAAAAGCTGATCCAGAGCACATCAGAGTTACAGGTTGGAAAGGAGGATCTGCTAATGAGCAGGAAGTCTGCTGATGGCTGGAACCGAGTATGAGAATAACCCTCACTTTaagagctgctgctgcttcttttttgtcTACCTTTCTGGTAAAGACAACATCAATTTTATAAGGGGAGCAATAGAGGGAGAACAGGGGATGGGGATTGGaagggggtgtgtgtatgtatgtgtgtgctgtgATCCACAATGGAAAGAGCAGGCCCTTCAGTTATTTTACTAGATTTTAAatgctttagattttttttttgtcctttttaaccTTTAAATACAAAGTCTGAGCTGTCCCATGCCCCAAGTCTTCCTGTCCACTAAGGTCCGGTAGAGTCTGAATCTTCAATCAGAACCTCTGTGGTAGCACCGAGTATATCTGAGTTCATAACCAGCCCTTCAGTGCCTCCACTGCTGCCGCTTCCCACAAAGATCTTCCCATCAGCCATCAGGCTCACCCGTTCTGTCCCACTGCAGTATGACTTTGACATCCCTTCAGCTTCTAGCAGTAGGCACTCTCCAGAGGTTGAGTTTCCCAAGGgctcaggaagaagaggaagaccCTGACCATCTGAAGGCTGCGTCAGGGACTCTGGGTTAGTGCCCAAGATATCTGTGCTGGTGATGAGGGCGCCTGCATTGGCAGCCAGAGCTTCTGCAATCAGCACCTCAGGGTGGCTTTTTGCcttgtgtgccaccacgctgtcCTTCTTCTCAAATTTTTTGCCACAGATATTGCAAGAAAACTGGTAGAAGGAGTCTGCATCATGTTTCTTCATGTGCCAATTAAGAGATGCCTTTTGTCGACAAGTAAATCCACAGATCTCACATctaaggagaggagaaagggaaatggCTGAtgcaacagagaaataaaagagtGCTCTTATTCAGGGTCAGGGTTAGAATTCAGAgctcacatatatacatacatacacaataaTCAGTAACACACTTCTTTTGAAGGATTGGGAAATGTTACTAGATGGAAAACTTATCgattttcttctgtttgcttGAAAAACAGAGGGAAACTAAGAAAAAGGCCACTATCTAATGCTCCCAATCAACATCCACTCATTTATTTGATGAAAGTAAACAGCAGTGAAAACTAAAATGTTTGTAAAGTGGCAAACCTTCAAGTAGGGCATATATCCTTCTCACCCAGATGTTCACCAGTAAATAATACTCACTGTAATGGCTTCTCGCCAGTGTGAATCATCCGGTGCACTGCCAGATTGTGGGAACT
Above is a genomic segment from Chlorocebus sabaeus isolate Y175 chromosome 1, mChlSab1.0.hap1, whole genome shotgun sequence containing:
- the CNTF gene encoding ciliary neurotrophic factor — translated: MAFAEHSPLTPHRRDLCSRSIWLARKIRSDLTALTESYVKHQGLNENINLDSVDGVPVASTDQWSELTEAERLQENLQAYRTFRVLLARLLEDQQVHFTPTKGDFHQAIHTLLLQVAAFAYQIEELMILLEYKIPCNEADGMPFSFGDGGLFEKKLWGLKVLQELSQWTVRSIHDLRVISSHQTGIPAHGSHYIANNKNM